The proteins below come from a single Streptomyces sp. MRC013 genomic window:
- a CDS encoding oligopeptide/dipeptide ABC transporter ATP-binding protein, with protein sequence MSLLELNGVKVHFPVRRGLLFDRTVGHVYAVDGVSLKVEAGQTYGLVGESGCGKTTLGRAVLRLVDVTDGEVVFDGTDLAKLSEEEMRRFRRRLQMVFQDPLGSLNPRQNIESILSEGMIAHSIGANQEERRERIKAILQRVGLPANALSRYPHEFSGGQRQRIGIARALVLEPDVIICDEPVSALDVSIQAQVVNLLEELQEQLGLTYLVIAHDLAVVRHISDVIGVMYLGSLVEEAPSDALYAAPKHPYTRALMSAVPVPDPEVEDRRERILLHGDLPSPANPPTGCRFHTRCPWAQPRCGEERPVLTDLGGGHRVACHFAAEIESGELPLTRPTGVEAVVGTAASPARPGPEAAGSA encoded by the coding sequence ATGAGCCTGCTCGAACTGAACGGTGTGAAGGTCCACTTCCCCGTCAGGAGGGGTCTCCTCTTCGACCGCACCGTCGGCCACGTCTACGCCGTCGACGGCGTCTCGCTGAAGGTCGAGGCCGGCCAGACGTACGGCCTGGTCGGCGAGTCGGGTTGCGGCAAGACGACGCTGGGCCGGGCCGTGCTGCGGCTGGTCGACGTCACGGACGGCGAGGTCGTCTTCGACGGCACCGACCTGGCGAAGCTGTCCGAGGAGGAGATGCGGAGGTTCCGGCGCCGCCTGCAGATGGTCTTCCAGGACCCGCTGGGCAGCCTGAACCCGCGCCAGAACATCGAGTCGATCCTCTCCGAGGGCATGATCGCGCACTCCATCGGCGCGAACCAGGAGGAGCGCCGCGAGAGGATCAAGGCGATCCTGCAGCGGGTCGGCCTCCCGGCGAACGCCCTGTCGCGGTACCCGCACGAGTTCTCCGGGGGCCAGCGCCAGCGCATCGGCATCGCCAGGGCGCTCGTGCTGGAGCCCGACGTCATCATCTGCGACGAGCCCGTGTCGGCCCTGGACGTGTCGATCCAGGCGCAGGTCGTCAACCTGCTGGAGGAGCTCCAGGAGCAGCTGGGCCTCACCTACCTGGTGATCGCCCACGACCTGGCCGTCGTCCGGCACATCTCGGACGTCATCGGCGTCATGTACCTGGGCTCCCTGGTGGAGGAGGCGCCGAGCGACGCGCTGTACGCGGCGCCGAAGCACCCGTACACCAGGGCCCTGATGTCGGCCGTCCCGGTGCCGGACCCGGAGGTGGAGGACCGCCGCGAGCGCATCCTCCTCCACGGCGACCTCCCCTCCCCGGCCAACCCGCCGACCGGCTGCCGCTTCCACACCCGCTGCCCCTGGGCGCAGCCCCGATGCGGCGAGGAGCGGCCGGTGCTGACGGACCTGGGCGGCGGGCACAGGGTGGCGTGCCACTTCGCGGCCGAGATCGAGTCCGGCGAGCTGCCCCTGACCCGGCCCACGGGCGTGGAGGCGGTGGTCGGCACGGCCGCGTCCCCGGCGCGACCCGGGCCGGAGGCCGCCGGGAGCGCGTAG
- a CDS encoding trimeric intracellular cation channel family protein, which produces MLPDLFTPSVLHSLELAGIFVFAISGALLAVRRNFDVVGMAVLAEVTALGGGLFRDLVIGAVPPAAFTDLGYFLMPLVATALVFFLHPVVERTQTAVNAFDAAGLGLFCVTGTTKAYEYGLGLTQSAVLGVATAVGGGLLRDVLANEAPSLLRWDRDLYAVPAIAGSALVVLFIRFEVLTPLTSTVAALAAFALRLLALRYRWRAPRAWNRRSSATEGPDRKATAQ; this is translated from the coding sequence GTGCTCCCGGACCTGTTCACGCCCTCCGTCCTCCACTCCCTCGAACTGGCGGGGATCTTCGTCTTCGCCATCTCCGGCGCCCTCCTCGCCGTGCGCAGGAACTTCGACGTGGTCGGCATGGCCGTCCTCGCCGAGGTCACCGCACTGGGCGGGGGGCTCTTCCGCGACCTGGTCATCGGAGCGGTGCCCCCCGCCGCCTTCACCGACCTCGGCTACTTCCTCATGCCGCTGGTCGCCACGGCGCTGGTCTTCTTCCTGCACCCCGTCGTCGAGCGCACCCAGACGGCGGTGAACGCCTTCGACGCCGCCGGGCTGGGGCTGTTCTGCGTGACCGGCACGACCAAGGCGTACGAGTACGGGCTCGGCCTGACGCAGTCGGCCGTCCTCGGGGTGGCGACCGCCGTCGGCGGCGGCCTCCTGCGGGACGTCCTGGCGAACGAGGCCCCCTCCCTGCTGCGCTGGGACCGGGACCTGTACGCCGTCCCGGCCATCGCCGGCTCGGCCCTGGTCGTGCTGTTCATCCGCTTCGAGGTGCTCACCCCCCTCACCAGCACCGTCGCCGCGCTCGCCGCGTTCGCCCTGCGCCTGCTCGCGCTGCGCTACCGCTGGCGGGCGCCGCGCGCCTGGAACCGGCGCTCTTCGGCGACCGAGGGGCCCGACCGCAAAGCTACCGCTCAGTAA
- a CDS encoding TIGR00730 family Rossman fold protein — protein sequence MDICVFLSAADLDDRYTVPAREFARLLAQGGHTLVWGGSDTGLMKVVADAVQQAGGRLAGVSVEFLAHKARPGCDEMVVAVDLAERKARLLARSDAVVVMVGGTGTLDEATEILELKKHGLHAKPVVLLNSAGFYDGLEQQLRRMEEEGFLPLPLSDLVFFAEDGACALAYLEQAAGVR from the coding sequence ATGGACATCTGCGTCTTCCTCTCCGCCGCCGACCTCGACGACCGCTACACCGTCCCCGCGCGCGAGTTCGCCCGGCTCCTCGCGCAGGGCGGCCACACGCTCGTGTGGGGCGGCTCGGACACCGGCCTGATGAAGGTCGTCGCCGACGCCGTGCAGCAGGCGGGCGGACGGCTCGCCGGGGTGTCCGTGGAGTTCCTCGCCCACAAGGCGCGTCCCGGCTGCGACGAGATGGTCGTCGCCGTGGACCTCGCGGAGCGGAAGGCGCGGCTGCTGGCCCGCTCCGACGCGGTCGTCGTCATGGTCGGCGGCACCGGCACCCTGGACGAGGCCACCGAGATCCTGGAGCTGAAGAAGCACGGCCTGCACGCCAAGCCGGTCGTCCTGCTCAACTCGGCCGGGTTCTACGACGGCCTCGAGCAGCAGCTCCGCCGCATGGAGGAGGAGGGCTTCCTGCCGCTGCCCCTCAGCGACCTGGTGTTCTTCGCCGAGGACGGCGCCTGTGCGCTCGCCTACCTGGAACAGGCCGCCGGGGTCCGGTAA
- a CDS encoding N-acetylmuramoyl-L-alanine amidase, giving the protein MGGETGRGENRRVGRRAVLVGGGAAAAGAVALGWDGLRRLWWRLPGTERRRVEGELDHAGAVWTAAARANWRRADRPGDFGIDRVVIHVVQGSYATALRVFKNPGHGAATHYVVGRDGRIAQMIRELDVAFHAGNREMNERSIGIEHEGFVDRPQDFTPAMYAASARLTADICARYGIPVDREHVIGHVEVEGTDHTDPGPHWDWDRYMELVRRAAAAPRPVPSPASASRTTRRA; this is encoded by the coding sequence ATGGGTGGAGAGACGGGTCGGGGAGAGAACCGGCGGGTGGGGCGGCGCGCCGTGCTGGTCGGCGGCGGCGCCGCGGCGGCGGGCGCGGTCGCACTGGGGTGGGACGGGCTGCGGCGCCTGTGGTGGCGGCTGCCCGGCACGGAGAGGCGGCGTGTGGAGGGCGAGCTGGACCACGCGGGCGCGGTGTGGACGGCGGCGGCGCGGGCGAACTGGCGCCGGGCGGACCGGCCGGGCGACTTCGGCATCGACCGGGTGGTGATCCACGTGGTGCAGGGCAGCTACGCGACGGCGCTGCGGGTGTTCAAGAACCCGGGCCACGGCGCGGCGACGCACTACGTGGTGGGCAGGGACGGGCGGATCGCGCAGATGATCCGCGAGCTGGACGTGGCGTTCCACGCGGGGAACCGCGAGATGAACGAGCGGAGCATCGGCATCGAGCACGAGGGCTTCGTGGACCGCCCGCAGGACTTCACGCCGGCGATGTACGCGGCGTCGGCGCGGCTGACGGCGGACATATGCGCCCGGTACGGCATACCCGTGGACCGGGAGCACGTCATCGGCCACGTCGAGGTGGAGGGGACGGACCACACCGATCCGGGCCCGCACTGGGACTGGGACCGGTACATGGAGCTGGTGCGGCGGGCCGCGGCGGCCCCCCGCCCGGTCCCCTCCCCCGCCTCCGCGTCCCGCACGACGCGAAGGGCGTGA
- a CDS encoding SDR family oxidoreductase produces the protein MTTHLITGAGSGIGAAVTRRLHARGDDLILLARDAGRARELADLYPGARTLVGDLANPDRLSWAFSHQELPDRLDTLLHVAGVVDLGPVGELTTRAWRTQLDVNLVAPAELTRLLLPQLRVAQGHVVFVNSGAGLRANPEWAAYAASKHGLKALADALRAEEHAHGVRVTSVYPGRTASPMQAKVHRQEGREYDTSRLMDPESVAATVLAAVDLPRDAEIQDLTVRPRA, from the coding sequence ATGACCACACACCTGATCACCGGCGCCGGCTCCGGCATCGGCGCGGCCGTGACCCGTCGCCTCCACGCGCGCGGGGACGACCTGATCCTGCTGGCCCGGGACGCCGGCCGGGCCAGGGAGCTGGCCGACCTGTACCCGGGCGCCCGCACCCTCGTCGGGGACCTGGCCAACCCGGACCGGCTGTCCTGGGCGTTCTCCCACCAGGAGCTGCCCGACCGGCTCGACACCCTCCTGCACGTCGCGGGCGTGGTCGACCTCGGCCCGGTCGGCGAGCTGACCACCAGGGCGTGGCGCACCCAGCTCGACGTGAACCTGGTCGCCCCCGCCGAGCTGACCCGGCTGCTCCTGCCGCAGCTGCGGGTCGCCCAGGGGCACGTCGTGTTCGTCAACTCCGGCGCGGGGCTCCGCGCGAACCCCGAGTGGGCCGCGTACGCCGCGTCCAAGCACGGCCTGAAGGCGCTCGCCGACGCCCTGCGCGCGGAGGAGCACGCCCACGGGGTCCGCGTCACCTCCGTGTACCCGGGCCGCACGGCCAGCCCCATGCAGGCCAAGGTCCACCGGCAGGAGGGCAGGGAGTACGACACGTCCCGCCTGATGGACCCCGAGTCGGTCGCGGCGACCGTCCTCGCGGCCGTCGACCTGCCGCGCGACGCGGAGATCCAGGACCTGACCGTCCGGCCGAGGGCCTGA
- a CDS encoding cysteine desulfurase family protein, which yields MAYLDHAATTPMLPEAIEAMTAQLTATGNASSLHASGRRARRTVEEAREALAEALGGRPSEIVLTSGGTEADNLAVKGLYWSRRDADPRRVRVLTSPVEHHAVLDAVHWLGEHEGAAVEYLPVDGYGRVHPDTLREALARDPGSVALATVMWANNEIGTVMPVAELAAVASEFDVPLHSDAVQAVGQVPVGFTGSGLAAMTVSGHKIGGPYGTGALLLGRAHSPVPVLHGGGQERHVRSGTLDVPAVAAFAVAARVATERRERFAREVGALRDELVAAVRAAVPDAVLGGDPEDRLPANAHFSFPGCEGDSLLLLLDAQGIECSTGSACTAGVAQPSHVVLATGSDPDLARGTLRFTLGHTSTRADVEAVARAIGPAVERARTAGLS from the coding sequence ATGGCCTACCTCGACCACGCCGCGACCACACCGATGCTCCCGGAGGCGATCGAGGCGATGACCGCCCAGCTCACCGCCACGGGCAACGCCTCGTCCCTGCACGCCTCCGGCCGCCGAGCCCGCCGCACCGTCGAGGAGGCCCGCGAGGCGCTCGCCGAGGCCCTCGGAGGGCGCCCCAGCGAGATCGTCCTCACCTCCGGCGGCACCGAGGCGGACAACCTCGCCGTCAAGGGGCTCTACTGGTCCCGCCGGGACGCCGACCCGCGCCGCGTCCGCGTGCTCACCAGCCCCGTGGAGCACCACGCCGTGCTCGACGCCGTCCACTGGCTCGGCGAGCACGAGGGCGCCGCCGTCGAGTACCTGCCCGTCGACGGGTACGGGCGCGTCCACCCCGACACGCTGCGCGAAGCCCTCGCCCGCGACCCCGGCAGCGTCGCCCTCGCCACCGTCATGTGGGCCAACAACGAGATCGGCACGGTCATGCCGGTCGCCGAACTGGCCGCCGTGGCGAGCGAGTTCGACGTTCCGCTGCACTCCGACGCCGTCCAGGCCGTCGGCCAGGTGCCGGTCGGCTTCACCGGATCCGGGCTCGCCGCCATGACCGTCTCCGGCCACAAGATCGGCGGCCCGTACGGCACCGGCGCGCTGCTCCTCGGCCGCGCCCACAGCCCCGTGCCCGTCCTCCACGGCGGCGGCCAGGAACGCCACGTCCGCTCCGGCACCCTCGACGTACCCGCCGTCGCCGCCTTCGCCGTCGCCGCACGGGTCGCCACCGAACGGCGCGAACGGTTCGCCCGCGAGGTCGGCGCCCTGCGCGACGAACTCGTCGCCGCCGTCCGCGCGGCCGTCCCCGACGCGGTCCTCGGCGGCGACCCCGAGGACCGCCTCCCCGCCAACGCCCACTTCAGCTTCCCCGGCTGCGAGGGCGACTCGCTGCTGCTCCTCCTCGACGCGCAGGGCATCGAGTGCTCCACCGGATCGGCCTGCACCGCCGGCGTCGCCCAGCCCAGCCACGTCGTCCTGGCCACCGGCTCCGACCCGGACCTGGCCCGCGGCACGCTCCGCTTCACCCTCGGGCACACCTCCACCCGCGCCGACGTCGAGGCCGTCGCCCGGGCCATCGGCCCCGCCGTGGAGCGCGCCCGCACGGCCGGACTCAGCTAG
- a CDS encoding methionine synthase, with product MSENNHSDDIGWGPATGVGSMPGGDAREAARTVAGSFEDFVHLPELPARGPGADMIGRTLGLLVEVYAHVEPSGWRVSDRPGRDTRRAHSWMGEDLDALEEFTQGYTGPLKVQAVGPWTLAAALELRGGEAALGDPGACRDLAASLAEGLRGHLAEVRRRVPGARVVLQLDEPSLTAVLHGRVRTASGYRTHRAVDRQVAESALRDVIGVHGGPSVVHSCAPGAPFALLRRAGASAVSFDFGLLTERDEEAIGEAVEGGTKLFAGVVPSSDAALSDPAGSVMGVRTLWRRLGLNPGTLAESLVITPACGLAGASPGYARRALAHCVKAAKSLADDPE from the coding sequence GTGAGCGAGAACAACCACAGCGACGACATCGGCTGGGGCCCGGCCACAGGAGTCGGGTCGATGCCGGGCGGCGACGCGCGCGAGGCCGCCAGGACCGTGGCCGGGTCCTTCGAGGACTTCGTCCACCTGCCCGAACTGCCCGCCCGCGGGCCCGGCGCCGACATGATCGGCCGGACGCTGGGACTCCTGGTCGAGGTCTACGCCCACGTGGAGCCCAGCGGGTGGCGGGTCAGCGACCGGCCCGGCCGCGACACGCGCCGGGCACACTCCTGGATGGGGGAGGACCTCGACGCGCTGGAGGAGTTCACCCAGGGGTACACGGGACCCCTGAAGGTCCAGGCGGTCGGACCGTGGACGCTCGCCGCCGCGCTGGAGCTGCGGGGCGGCGAGGCGGCCCTCGGCGACCCCGGGGCCTGCCGCGACCTCGCCGCGTCGCTCGCCGAGGGGCTCCGCGGCCACCTCGCCGAGGTGCGCCGCCGGGTGCCCGGCGCCCGGGTCGTGCTCCAGCTCGACGAGCCGTCCCTCACCGCCGTCCTGCACGGCCGCGTCAGGACCGCCAGCGGCTACCGCACCCACCGGGCCGTCGACCGGCAGGTCGCCGAGAGCGCCCTGCGCGACGTGATCGGCGTCCACGGCGGGCCCTCCGTCGTGCACTCCTGCGCCCCCGGCGCGCCGTTCGCGCTGCTGCGCCGTGCGGGTGCCTCGGCCGTCTCGTTCGATTTCGGGCTCCTCACCGAGCGTGACGAGGAGGCGATCGGCGAGGCCGTCGAGGGCGGCACGAAACTCTTCGCGGGCGTCGTGCCCTCCAGCGACGCCGCGTTGTCGGACCCTGCCGGTAGCGTCATGGGGGTCAGGACGCTGTGGCGCAGGCTGGGGCTGAATCCGGGGACCCTCGCGGAGTCCCTGGTGATCACTCCGGCGTGCGGGCTGGCGGGCGCTTCGCCCGGCTACGCCCGCCGCGCGCTGGCGCACTGTGTCAAGGCGGCGAAGTCCCTCGCGGACGACCCTGAGTGA